The Schizosaccharomyces pombe strain 972h- genome assembly, chromosome: I genome contains a region encoding:
- the avl9 gene encoding LAlv9 family protein codes for MDENGASFQVLCLATIGFHHLRGPEIEHLFPESMDFPKEWSILPFLSLPDGAHSSEKDFVYFTLPFPNDEGTVFGLSCTRQLNASSLKNIPSDVTRSSVQKAVVVITTSPPFGHIKDNLDIVTNAYFSQGDFSNLDVLRDFFHVLTRKEQDVHIALNINLKSFLCEWRQNALVLLKVLLLGKRILVYDKSAERLGNFQYSLLSLIPCMMSHLQDVSSPSAHSLEKSLHKPASLQTSDKRSLLAYTGFPLIIFGEGSMFSPYTPLQLVHVLEAKSSTSWLAGTTNTLIMLNQNKMAEVIVRSDTHQIEFVDPTIKNLTSLTYTDKSWMEDIISRVESSLEMELPGFEGSDDWIRNQFELYIFGMLATVKYYNFLKKQDDSILSQYHYLPSTSCISDYGETFLLEWMKTNTFRIWNNIADDDLFDVILPKHPCKEEHKVPISARIATLFSAVKITPKSRDGEDEGSKEPAV; via the exons ATGGATGAAAATGGTGCAAGCTTCCAAGTCCTTTGCTTGGCAACTATTGGGTT TCATCATTTACGAGGTCCTGAAATAGAACACCTATTTCCAGAATCTATGGATTTTCCCAAAGAATGGTCTATCTTACCTTTCCTTTCTCTTCCAGATGGTGCACACTCG AGTGAAAAGGATTTCGTCTATTTTACACTTCCCTTTCCCAATGACGAAGGAACCGTGTTTGGTTTATCATGCACCAGACAACTTAACGCTAGcagtttaaaaaacataccATCCGATGTCACACGTTCTAGTGTTCAAAAGGCAGTTGTAGTTATCACAACTTCTCCACCATTTGGACACATCAAAGATAATCTAGATATCGTAACAAATGCTTATTTTTCTCAAGGCGATTTTTCGAACTTAGATGTACTAcgagatttttttcatgtACTCACTAGGAAGGAGCAAGATGTCCACATTGCTCTTAACATCAacttgaaaagttttttgtgCGAATGGAGACAGAATGCTCTTGTTCTACTAAAAGTTCTCTTACTGggaaaaaggattttagTGTACGATAAAAGCGCTGAGCGTCTTGgcaattttcaatattcCCTCCTTTCTCTCATTCCCTGTATGATGTCTCACCTACAAGATGTCTCAAGTCCAAGCGCTCATTCGTTAGAAAAATCACTTCACAAACCTGCATCTTTACAGACTAGTGACAAACGATCGTTGCTTGCATACACAGGCTTTCCGctcattatttttggtGAAGGAAGTATGTTTTCTCCTTATACACCGTTACAGCTGGTGCACGTGTTAGAAGCTAAGTCTTCTACCAGTTGGTTGGCTGGCACCACTAATACGCTTATAATGCTAAATCAGAATAAAATGGCTGAAGTTATAGTGCGGTCAGATACTCATCAAATTGAGTTTGTTGATCCTaccattaaaaatttaacgtCGCTCACATATACAGATAAAAGTTGGATGGAAGATATCATTTCACGGGTAGAAAGTTCATTGGAAATGGAACTACCTGGATTTGAGGGCAGTGACGATTGGATCAGAAATCAATTTGAATTGTACATATTTGGAATGCTAGCTACTGTCAAATATTATAACTTCctaaaaaaacaagacGATAGTATATTATCACAATATCACTACTTACCGTCAACATCATGCATTTCGGATTACGGTGAGACATTTCTATTAGAATGGATGAAAACGAATACTTTCAGAATATGGAATAATATAGCTGACGATGATTTGTTTGATGTTATCCTTCCTAAACACCCATGCAAGGAGGAACACAAGGTTCCAATATCTGCGCGAATTGCAACTTTATTCTCAGCCGTTAAGATAACTCCGAAATCAAGAGACGGGGAAGATGAAGGTTCTAAAGAACCTGCTGTTTGA
- a CDS encoding glucosidase → MEKGHSDLPRQPERVAQNPFLTFDQDSFPSSYGSSLNVSEQTSGSSSTSPLPQISCLLRKDDVPLANKELSRSLIHVQELSRYPPFYNQDHQHLGVPRSRVGSDVWKMREKSFLSPSQFSSIDLSWVYRSKEEDDDFHDPKSSVVSLMGEEDYLGWSRFCDLFFLFVLSLGIGLLFIVFPALTFTGNITPSKEKFDAIMANQITDHLFAHMRVPRTNLIDKDTPSTAYHRTGYNGRKYNLVFSDEFNKEGRSFYSGNDQFWEAVNIHYAATNDLDWYDPDAITTVNGTLAIQLDAFWNRDLNFRSGMLQSWNKLCLKGGIIEVSASLAGSGEHAGLWPGIWTLGNLARPGYMATTDGVWPYAYSQCDVGITPNQSSYDGISYLPGQKLPNCVCLNEDHPSPGVGRGAPEIDILEGSTEKLHPDDELDIGVVSQSGQFAPFDFFWLPNYDYLAVYNDSITHMNSYVGGPFQQALSGITTLNNTWYGGNAFQIYGFDYKPGEGTNGYVSWFVGPNYTWSMLGSAVGQNGNVGPRQISEEPMSIIFNLGISNNWAYYYFRDLSFPAVMYIDYIRIYQDPDDTNSHIGCDPPGYPTTKYIEEHPLAYKNPNATTWEMAGYTWPKNSLMHKCNT, encoded by the coding sequence ATGGAAAAAGGTCATAGCGACTTACCTAGGCAGCCAGAGAGAGTTGCTCAAAACCCATTTTTGACATTTGATCAAGATAGCTTTCCTTCTAGCTATGGATCTTCTTTAAATGTTTCAGAGCAAACTTCTGGATCTTCAAGCACTTCTCCATTGCCTCAGATTAGTTGTTTACTTCGTAAGGACGATGTACCTTTAGCAAACAAAGAACTTTCTCGATCTCTCATTCATGTTCAAGAACTGAGTCGCTATCCTCCTTTTTATAACCAAGATCATCAACATTTAGGAGTACCGAGAAGCAGAGTGGGTTCTGATGTTTGGAAAATGAGGGagaaatcttttttaagcCCATCTCAATTTAGTAGTATTGATTTAAGTTGGGTTTATCGATCTAAGGAAGAGGATGATGACTTTCATGATCCAAAATCATCAGTTGTTAGTTTAATGGGGGAAGAAGATTATTTGGGTTGGTCACGTTTTTGCgatcttttctttctgttCGTCCTTTCCCTTGGGATAGGATTATTATTCATAGTTTTTCCTGCTTTGACATTCACTGGAAATATTACTCCGagtaaagaaaagtttgatGCGATAATGGCTAATCAAATAACTGACCATTTGTTTGCGCACATGCGTGTTCCGCGCACGAACCTGATTGACAAGGATACGCCCTCTACAGCGTATCACAGAACCGGGTACAACGGTCGTAAATACAATTTGGTTTTTTCTGACGAATTTAACAAAGAAGGAAGATCTTTTTATTCCGGAAATGATCAATTTTGGGAAGCGGTTAATATTCACTATGCTGCGACGAATGATTTAGACTGGTATGATCCTGATGCAATTACTACCGTTAATGGAACATTAGCCATTCAACTCGATGCATTCTGGAACCGAGATTTGAATTTTCGTTCTGGAATGTTGCAATCTTGGAACAAGCTCTGCCTAAAAGGTGGTATAATTGAAGTATCGGCCTCTTTGGCAGGTTCAGGTGAACACGCAGGATTATGGCCAGGTATCTGGACACTTGGAAACCTTGCCCGCCCTGGCTATATGGCTACAACTGATGGAGTATGGCCATATGCATACTCTCAGTGTGATGTAGGAATTACGCCCAACCAGTCTTCTTACGATGGCATTTCTTATTTACCAGGACAAAAATTGCCAAACTGTGTATGTCTAAATGAGGATCATCCTAGTCCAGGTGTTGGACGTGGCGCTCCTGAAATTGACATTCTTGAAGGTTCAACAGAGAAGCTACATCCCGACGATGAACTAGACATTGGTGTAGTTTCTCAATCTGGGCAGTTCGCACCATTCGATTTTTTCTGGTTACCAAATTATGATTATTTAGCAGTTTATAATGACAGCATTACTCACATGAACTCTTATGTGGGAGGGCCTTTTCAACAGGCTCTTTCAGGAATTACTACTTTAAACAATACATGGTATGGAGGAAATGCATTCCAAATTTATGGTTTTGACTACAAGCCTGGTGAAGGTACTAATGGGTATGTATCTTGGTTTGTCGGTCCAAACTATACTTGGTCGATGCTTGGCAGCGCCGTCGGTCAAAATGGAAATGTCGGACCTCGTCAAATTAGTGAGGAGCCAATgtctattattttcaacCTTGGAATATCAAACAATTGGGCTTATTATTACTTCCGGGATCTTTCATTTCCTGCAGTGATGTACATAGATTACATTCGTATCTATCAAGACCCTGATGACACCAACTCACATATCGGATGTGATCCCCCCGGCTATCCTACTACCAAGTATATTGAAGAACATCCGTTAGCATACAAAAATCCAAATGCTACAACTTGGGAAATGGCTGGTTATACATGGCCTAAGAATTCTTTAATGCATAAATGTAACACTTAA
- the ssr2 gene encoding SWI/SNF and RSC complex subunit Ssr2 produces the protein MTLDQVRIPFLVEQTYPIIVPSYAGWFDMSKIHDIERRSNPEFFNGKSPLKTPSIYKDYRDFMINSYRLEPNEYLTVTACRRNLVGDVCAIIRVHAFLEQWGLINYQIDPETRPAFRLPPISGHVQAISNTPIVTQEMLAQHPPPSTVGGSSSQEFVKLEEKHYSPSLNAMEQTSPKEEDEKSDKVPRVDKVCFTCGVNCSQTWYHNLKNKKYDICPNCYKQGRFSSSFNSSDFLCMDAIDFNHDEEKPWSNQETLLLLEAIETYGDDWNQIALHVGSRTKEQCLIHFLQIPIEDPYRQKLQGDFSPFKKGFLPFDENENPVLSTLTYLASIVQQGMKERKQNESVKQGETSFGNSEFKNPLERVAYYALKSAAQKAKLIAAFENRQLRRLVFSLIQAQLEKLQLKMKVLEQLEKMCSLELSELDLRGKNLLLSRLSTKKMLLAFNKKLEEAVNLGGEDGLKIIDDLMSTEHAEALLTFEMPTATTVSPLSKQYPDKFRTIAL, from the coding sequence ATGACTCTCGATCAAGTTCGCATACCCTTTCTGGTGGAACAAACTTATCCCATCATTGTTCCTTCTTATGCAGGATGGTTTGACATGTCGAAAATACACGATATTGAGCGAAGGTCGAATCccgaattttttaatggaaAATCTCCTCTCAAAACTCCTTCTATATACAAGGACTATAGAGATTTTATGATTAATTCATATCGTTTAGAACCAAATGAATACCTGACAGTTACTGCATGTCGTCGAAATCTTGTTGGTGATGTTTGTGCTATAATTCGCGTGCATGCATTTCTCGAACAGTGGGGCTTAATTAACTATCAAATCGATCCTGAAACGCGACCTGCATTCCGACTTCCTCCTATTTCAGGACATGTTCAAGCTATTAGTAATACTCCAATCGTCACGCAAGAAATGTTAGCTCAACACCCTCCTCCTAGTACCGTCGGTGGATCTTCGAGCCAagaatttgttaaattagaagaaaagCATTACAGCCCTAGTTTAAATGCAATGGAACAAACCTCTCccaaagaagaagatgaaaaaagcGACAAAGTCCCTCGAGTCGATAAAGTTTGTTTCACTTGCGGTGTTAATTGCTCTCAAACTTGGTATCACaacttaaaaaacaaaaaatatgacATCTGTCCAAACTGTTATAAACAAGGGAggttttcttcttcctttaaTTCCTCTGATTTTTTGTGCATGGATGCGATTGATTTCAATCACGACGAGGAAAAACCATGGTCTAACCAAGAAACTTTGCTTTTATTAGAAGCTATTGAAACTTATGGAGACGACTGGAATCAAATAGCTTTACATGTTGGATCACGAACTAAAGAGCAATGCTTGATTCATTTCCTCCAGATTCCTATAGAGGATCCCTATCGACAGAAACTTCAGGGTGACTTTTCCCCATTTAAAAAGGGATTTTTGCcctttgatgaaaatgaaaatccAGTTTTAAGTACTTTAACATATTTGGCTTCCATTGTTCAACAAGGCATGAAAGAGCGCAAGCAAAATGAATCAGTGAAACAAGGAGAAACCTCCTTTGGGAATTCCGAGTTTAAAAACCCACTAGAGAGGGTTGCTTATTATGCTTTAAAATCTGCTGctcaaaaagcaaaattgaTTGCAGCGTTTGAAAATCGCCAGCTTCGACGCTTGGTTTTTTCGTTAATCCAGGCTCAGCTTGAGAAGTTACAGCTTAAAATGAAGGTGCTTGAACAACTCGAAAAGATGTGTTCTTTAGAATTATCTGAACTCGATCTTCGTGGAAAAAACTTACTACTAAGTCGTTTGTctactaaaaaaatgcttcttGCGTTTAACAAGAAATTGGAAGAAGCTGTTAATTTGGGCGGTGAAGATGgtttgaaaataattgacGATTTAATGAGTACAGAACATGCAGAAGCATTATTGACATTTGAGATGCCTACGGCAACAACCGTTTCTCCTTTAAGTAAGCAATATCCCGATAAATTTCGTACAATTGCTTTATAA
- a CDS encoding hydrogen/potassium transport protein, giving the protein MRIIALPLPNQRVFLHCYPSEYLAKKVTIHDKIINRIYKYWDSWSASKSYTKQKVVSLGNRILHATPYEENFLRAIAPVKKLNDTELHQTLYIEHPPNLESSTILAELNRSKQLQKTHTNYLIGNIIGLPLTIPFILIPLIPNIPGFYLCYRAYCNFRAIQGSIQLARVMSIENIQMQESEKLEKALKLFTNGDATPLNALIGHPDFVDRYKRAVAQEQRKSKIIK; this is encoded by the coding sequence ATGAGAATTATTGCACTTCCTTTGCCAAATCAAAGGGTATTCTTACATTGTTATCCTTCTGAATACCTTGCCAAAAAAGTTACTATTCACGACAAAATTATAAACAGAATTTACAAGTATTGGGACTCCTGGAGTGCTTCAAAAAGCTATACCAAACAAAAGGTTGTGTCTTTGGGAAACCGAATTTTGCATGCAACTccttatgaagaaaattttttaagggCGATTGCTCCTGTTAAGAAGCTAAATGATACAGAATTACACCAAACTTTGTATATTGAACATCCTCCAAATTTGGAATCAAGTACTATTTTAGCTGAGTTGAATCGGTCCAAACAATTACAAAAGACCCATACAAATTACCTTATTGGTAATATTATTGGATTACCATTGACTATACCTTTCATTCTCATACCTCTAATACCAAATATTCCGGGTTTTTATCTTTGTTATAGAGCATACTGCAATTTTCGTGCTATTCAAGGGTCTATTCAATTAGCTCGGGTAATGAGCATAGAAAACATTCAAATGCAGGAAAGTGAAAAACTAGAAAAAGCATTGAAGTTGTTTACAAATGGAGATGCTACACCATTAAACGCTCTCATAGGCCACCCGGATTTCGTGGACCGCTACAAACGTGCCGTTGCTCAGGAGCAACggaaatcaaaaataatcaaataa
- the ddr48 gene encoding protein Ddr48, whose product MSYQQRANDSMNSAKQYSSSAGAVHNSDEPFSSSGAPQNRNFDTSYTSEIPSNSSRAANDMGTDIGSGDPYAGMTSDTKKGFNSVESRKKEQSDVRGGDTSYSRRHDDSSYSSNKYSTGGNDSYSSGGRNEDYSTSGGSYTTDPSRTDDTASYGQSQYNQSRKTTQGGDYGEDYSQSYPTDTYGSRQKATPSDTVGGGAYDYSSSGSHTHGGSHGTEHRGGSYGNDNTANKTRGAVSSAGYSGEGYGKGTYATDTTAEANRRAATGTRNARTTAQRNAQLAEDEHVSMGDKMKGNMEKMAGKLTRDPELVQKGEDLKTGHHSERY is encoded by the coding sequence atgtCTTACCAACAACGTGCAAACGATTCTATGAACTCTGCTAAGCAATACAGCTCAAGCGCTGGTGCTGTCCACAACAGTGATGAGCCCTTCTCTTCTAGTGGTGCCCCTCAAAATCGCAACTTTGACACCTCTTACACATCTGAAATTCCCAGCAATTCTAGTCGTGCTGCTAACGACATGGGAACAGACATTGGATCCGGGGATCCTTATGCTGGAATGACTAGCGACACTAAGAAGGGATTCAATAGTGTCGAGTCACGTAAGAAGGAACAATCAGATGTCCGTGGAGGTGATACCTCTTACTCGAGAAGACACGATGATTCTTCTTACTCTTCTAACAAGTACTCTACAGGAGGCAATGACAGTTATTCTTCCGGCGGACGCAACGAGGATTACTCTACCAGCGGAGGTAGTTACACCACCGACCCTAGTCGTACAGATGATACTGCATCTTACGGCCAAAGCCAATACAACCAAAGTCGTAAAACCACCCAAGGTGGTGACTACGGTGAAGATTACAGTCAAAGTTACCCCACTGATACCTATGGCAGTCGCCAAAAAGCAACTCCTTCTGACACAGTCGGTGGTGGTGCCTATGATTATTCAAGCTCTGGCTCCCATACCCATGGTGGTTCTCATGGTACTGAGCATCGTGGAGGCTCCTATGGCAACGACAATACTGCTAACAAGACCAGAGGCGCTGTTTCCTCTGCTGGTTACAGCGGTGAGGGATATGGCAAAGGTACCTATGCTACTGATACCACTGCTGAAGCTAATCGCCGTGCCGCAACTGGTACCCGTAATGCTCGTACAACTGCACAAAGAAATGCACAGTTGGCCGAGGATGAGCATGTCAGTATGGGTGACAAAATGAAGGGTAATATGGAGAAAATGGCTGGTAAATTGACCAGAGACCCTGAACTCGTCCAGAAGGGTGAAGATTTGAAGACTGGCCATCACTCTGAAAGGTATTAA
- the bub3 gene encoding mitotic spindle checkpoint WD repeat protein Bub3 — translation MNFSKTLLKNSKDGISSVIFSPSVKNELIAGCWDGSLLHYQISENPELLGKYDLSSPILSLEYTDEKTALVGNLDGTVTTLDLNTRNHEFLGNHGKGVSCISKLRLENCFISGSWDKSFRVWDVRVKQPVEGQDIGKKIFASSSRDNILVLGCSERENLVYDIRNLKLPFQRRPSSFKYMTRSVCCNQNFEGFVSSSIEGRTSVEYINPSQEAQSKNFTFKCHRQIQKDYDIVYPVNDLKFHPIHQTLATAGGDGVVAFWDIQVRKRLRVLNPSKINISSISFNVDGSMLAIATCAQEEAAGNIYVHALESNFAAPKLKS, via the exons ATGaatttctcaaaaacattactaaaaaattcaaaagacGGGATTTCAAGTGTAATATTTTCACCCTCTGTCAAAAACGAACTAATTGCAGGGTGCTGGGATGGTAGCTTACTGCATTATCAAATCTCGGAAAATCCCGAACTTTTAGGGAAATACGATTTATCAAGTCctattctttctttagaATATACAGATGAAAAAACTGCTTTAGTAGGAAATTTAGATGGGACAGTTACTACCCTCGATCTTAATACGCGAAACCATGAGTTTTTAGGAAACCACGGTAAGGGGGTATCGTGCATTTCTAAGTTGCGTTTGGAAA ACTGTTTCATTAGTGGGTCTTGGGACAAATCATTTCGTGTTTGGGATGTTCGCGTAAAGCAACCTGTCGAGGGACAGGAtataggaaaaaaaatttttgcaagTAGCTCGAGAGATAATATATTGGTTCTAGGCTGTTcagaaagagaaaatttgGTGTACGATATTcgaaatttaaaacttccATTTCAGCGACGTCCTTCTAGTTTTAAGTATATGACTCGAAGTGTTTGCTGtaaccaaaattttgagGGATTCGTTTCTTCCAGCATTGAGGGAAGGACATCTGTTGAATATATTAACCCGTCTCAGGAAGCgcaaagcaaaaattttaccTTTAAATGCCATCGGCAGATACAAAAGGACTACGATATTGTTTATCCAGTTAACGACCTAAAATTTCATCCGATTCATCAAACATTGGCAACTGCTGGGGGAGATGGCGTTGTTGCGTTTTGGGATATACAAGTCCGAAAACGATTAAGAGTGTTAAATCCTTCAAAGATCAATATATCatctatttcttttaatgttGACGGAAGCATGCTTGCAATTGCCACTTGTGCTCAAGAAGAAGCCGCTGGTAATATCTATGTTCATGCTTTGGAATCCAACTTTGCAGCTCCAAAGTTAAAGTCATGA
- the gly1 gene encoding threonine aldolase Gly1, producing MSGSVTSTTTETRLCPSNQGSAKKYRPWNDFRSDTLTVPTDEMRRIMYEASDGDCVYEEDEDTRKLEVYVAKLTGKEAALFVTSGTQGNQLCIRSHLHQPPHSIICDDRAHIYNWEAGAIGLFTQAIVRPISPKNNVYITAEEIENKLILGNDIHFSPTGLICLENTIKGAVVPLDEVARISGLAKAHKIPLHCDGARLWDAAVASNVSIKEYCSYFDSVSLCLSKGLAAPVGSIIVGPRDFIAKAKWFRKAYGGGLRQSGMLAAAGLYSIQHNFPLLKQVHKYAIEVAEYAESLGIELEVPTQSNMVTLANINVAILCDEAKKSGIILMGPRIVFHIQITPDAVEILKNVLRRTVERQAVETHIVAKPGEFCVGY from the coding sequence atgagcGGATCCGTTACTTCTACGACTACCGAAACAAGATTATGCCCTTCCAACCAAGGGAGCGCTAAAAAGTATCGTCCTTGGAATGATTTCCGTAGTGACACTTTGACTGTTCCTACCGATGAAATGCGTCGCATCATGTATGAGGCCTCTGATGGTGATTGCGTTTATGAGGAAGATGAGGATACTAGAAAGTTGGAAGTTTATGTTGCAAAGTTGACTGGTAAGGAAGCTGCTTTGTTCGTAACATCTGGTACTCAAGGTAATCAGTTGTGTATTCGTAGTCATTTGCATCAACCTCCTCATAGTATCATTTGTGATGATCGCGCCCATATTTATAACTGGGAAGCGGGTGCAATTGGTTTGTTTACGCAAGCTATTGTTCGTCCTATTtctccaaaaaataatgtataTATTACTGCCGAGGAAATTGAGAACAAGCTTATCCTGGGAAATGATATTCACTTTTCACCCACTGGGTTGATTTGTTTAGAAAATACTATTAAAGGTGCTGTCGTTCCATTGGATGAAGTGGCTCGTATATCTGGTTTAGCTAAGGCTCACAAGATCCCCCTGCATTGCGACGGTGCTCGCTTATGGGATGCTGCTGTTGCTTCCAACGTTTCAATTAAGGAGTACTGCTCTTACTTTGATTCCGTTAGTCTTTGCCTAAGCAAAGGTCTTGCGGCTCCTGTTGGTAGCATTATTGTGGGACCACGAGACTTTATTGCTAAAGCCAAATGGTTCCGTAAGGCTTATGGTGGTGGATTGAGACAATCTGGTATGCTTGCTGCTGCAGGATTATACTCAATTCAGCATAACTTTCCTTTGTTGAAGCAGGTCCATAAATATGCTATTGAAGTCGCCGAATACGCAGAATCTCTTGGAATTGAGCTTGAAGTTCCCACTCAAAGTAACATGGTGACATTGGCCAATATCAACGTTGCTATTCTTTGCGATGAAGCCAAAAAGTCTGGAATCATTTTAATGGGACCTCGTATCGTGTTTCATATTCAGATCACTCCTGATGCTGTCGAGATTTTGAAGAACGTTTTACGTCGCACAGTTGAGCGTCAAGCAGTTGAAACCCATATTGTTGCCAAACCTGGTGAGTTTTGTGTCGGCTATTAA
- the gpa2 gene encoding heterotrimeric G protein alpha-2 subunit Gpa2 — MTIFNGLSESGESKKLNSKIEKQIENASKKDKKIYKVLLLGASDSGKSTISKQIKILNKNGFSQEEIMTFIPVIRRNLLESAKTLVKIIVQKGINLDPLGTHNCEIIEKFNPTPGELINANIGQAITSLWSANSVRSCTYGNDSVLIDSAPYFFSRADEICSRHYVPTIDDILRSRNSTLGISEISFTLDHLQIRMFDVGGQRTERRKWIYCFENVNSIIFCVSLNDYDKKLYERAAPERNRLVESISLFDSIINSQWFMHSSIILFLNKFDLFRKKLEHVPFQDYFPQYEGKNSVKSITRYILWLFVNPSINRAKHNIYPHITTAVDTSNIKVVFSAVKETILQHSLKEAGMF; from the exons atgacgATTTTTAATGGATTATCTGAAAGCGGtgaatcaaaaaaattgaacagCAAAATCGAAAAGCAGATTGAAAATGCCTCGAAGAAGGATAAAAAGATTTACAAAGTGTTGCTTTTAG GTGCCTCCGATAGTGGAAAAAGTACCATCAGTAAGCAAATCAAAATTCTCAACAAAAATGGGTTTAGTCAAGAAGAGATTATGACATTTATTCCGGTGATCCGACGAAACCTGTTGGAATCTGCTAAAACCCTTGTTAAAATTATCGTTCAAAAAGGTATCAACTTGGACCCTTTAGGAACCCACAATTGCGAGATAATCGAAAAATTTAATCCAACTCCTGGTGAGCTTATTAATGCTAATATTGGCCAAGCTATTACTAGTCTTTGGTCAGCCAATAGTGTTAGATCCTGTACATATGGAAATGATTCCGTACTCATTGACTCTGCCCCTTACTTTTTTTCGCGAGCCGATGAAATTTGCAGTCGGCATTATGTCCCTACAATAGATGACATTCTCCGGTCTAGAAATAGTACTCTGGGTATTTCGGAAATATCGTTCACATTGGATCATTTGCAAATTCGAATGTTCGACGTTGGTGGTCAAAGAACCGAACGAAGGAAATGgatttattgttttgaaaatgtgAATTCAATCATATTTTGTGTTTCCTTAAATGATTATgataaaaagctttatgAAAGAGCCGCCCCAGAACGCAATCGTTTGGTTGAAAGTATTTCTTTATTCGACTCTATTATAAACAGTCAGTGGTTTATGCATTCTTCTATCATTCTGtttttgaacaaatttgatttgtttCGGAAGAAACTGGAACATGTTCCGTTCCAGGATTACTTCCCCCAATATGAAGGTAAAAATTCTGTTAAAAGTATTACCCGGTATATTCTTTGGTTATTTGTGAACCCTTCTATAAATCGGGCTAAGCATAATATATATCCTCACATTACCACCGCTGTAGACACATCTAACATAAAGGTTGTCTTTTCTGCCGTTAAGGAAACAATTCTACAACACAGTCTGAAAGAAGCGGgaatgttttaa